CCCAACCCCGATCGCGTCATGATCGAGATCGCGGTGACCAAGGCGATGGGGCGGGCCTGAGCGCCCTCCCGCCGCCCCGTGCCCCGCTGAGCCCCACGCCCTGCCGAGCCCCCGGCCCTGGCTCAAAACGGACCTTCCCACTCCACCCCCGGCCGTCCACCTGGTACTCAGGAGCGACGGGAACCGAACAGCTCCGTGCAACGACGGACGGCATCGGGCCTGCCCCAGGCAAAAGACGGCAGCTGGAGGCCGCATGGCGTCGGCAGTGCGCATCGTGACGACCGCTCCGCGCCGTCCACCCCCCGCCCGGCCGCACCCGCACGCCGAGCTCTGCCCACGCTGCGGCGGCCAACTGGCCGTCAGCCAGGACGGCTGGAAGATCTGTCACGCCTGCGGTTACGCTTCGCCGCCCGGTACAGCCCCTCCTCCACGGGCCACCCGCGGGGGTATCGTCGCCCCCACAGTCGCCACGCCCCGGAGGGCACGATGAACTCGGTCCGAGTCACGGCGATCGCCTGCCTGATGCCGCTGTCCGAGCTGGACGAGGATCCGTTCCTGGTCGACGACCGCGGCCAGCACGACATGTGCACCCAGTGGGCGGCAGCCCGTGACTACCACCTGACCTGCCGGCTCAGCCTGCACCACCTGCGCGCCGACCACGGCGCGCTGTGGCGCGATGTCGAAGCGGGCCTGGTGGATGTGTTCGTGGCGCCCAACCGCCGGGCATTGGAGAACGCCATCGACAACGCCGCCGAGTTCACCGCACGGTGCGCGGAGGCCGGGGTGCGCCTGGAGACCACCGACCTCGACGAGCCGGTCTACACCCTGGCGATGAAGTCGCAGGTGCACCGCCGGCTGTCGATGCCGACGGCCGGGTACAACGGCTGCTGAGCGGGCGCGGCCGTACGCCGACGGACACCGGCGGCACGGCACGACGCCGCACCCCGCGCACCACACGCGGCACGGCACGATGCCGCACCCCGCACCCCGCACCCCGCACCCCGCACCCCGCACCCCAAAACGCGACAAGGGCCGGGTTTCCCCGGCCCTTTGCCACCTCGTGTGCCGAGAGCTCACGCCCCGGCCGGCCGGATCACTCCGGCCGCTTGGGCCGCCACACCACCAGCGCGCTGGTCTGCTGCACGTCGTGATACGGCACCAGATCCCGCCGGTAGGAGGCGTGCACCGCCGCTTCCCGCTGCTGCATCGCGCTGGCCGCGCCCTCCAGGGCGCCCTGCAGCTCGACGACCCGCTGCTGCAGGGCCGCGACCTGGTTCTCCAGCTCGATGATGCGCTTGATGCCGGCCAGGTTGATGCCCTCGTCCTGGGACAACTGCTGCACCGTACGGAGCAGTTCGATGTCCCGGGCCGAATAGCGGCGGCCCCGCCCGGGTGTGCGGTCGGGCGAGACCAGCCCCAGCCGGTCGTACTGCCGAAGGGTCTGCGGATGCAGTCCGGAGAGCTGAGCCGCGACGGAGATGACGTACACCGGCGACTCTTCGGTCAGTTCATAGGGGTTACGACGCTGCCCGCCCCGGCTGTCCATCTCAAGCTCCCTTCGCGGCCTGGAACAGCTCTGCCCGCGGGTCCGGGCCCGCGGTCGCCTCGCGATAGGACTCCAGCGACTCCTTCGCCTTGCCGCTGAGGTCACTCGGGACCAGCACCTCTATGGTGACCAGCAGATCACCCCGTGTGCCGTCCTTACGGGTCGCACCCTTGCCCCGGGCGCGCATGGTGCGTCCGTTGGGGGTGCCGGCCGGCAGCTTCAGCGTCACCGGCGGGCCGCCCAGCGTCGGCACCTTGACCTCACCACCGAGCGCGGCCTCCGGGAAGGTGACCGGCACCGTGACGGTGAGGTTGTCGCCCTTGCGGCCGAAGACCGGGTGGGCGTCGACATGCACGACCACATACAGATCGCCCGCCGGGCCGCCCTGCTCGCCCGGAGCGCCCTTGCCGCGCAGCCGGATGCGCTGCCCGTCGGAGACGCCCGCGGGGATGCGGACCTGCATCGTGCGGGCACTGGTCGCCCGGCCGCTGCCCTTGCAGACCTCGCAGGGGTCCTGGGCGATCAGGCCCCGGCCCTTGCAGTCGGCGCACGGGTCGGTGAGCGAGAAGCCACCGCCCGCGCCCCGGCTGACCTGGCCGGTGCCGACACAGGTCGGACAGACCCGCGGCGTACCGTTTTTGTCGCCGGTGCCCGAACACGCCTTGCACGGCGCCTGGCTGGACATCCGCAGCGGGACCGTGGCCCCGTCGACCGCCTCGGTGAAGCTGAGCGTCACCTCGGACTCGATGTCCTGGCCGCGGCGCGCGTGGGTACGCGTACCGGCGCCGCCGCGGTTGAACAGGCCGCCGAAGACGTCCCCGAGCCCGCCGCCGAAGCCGCCGCCCCCGCCGCCCTGACCGGGCGTGCCCCCGAAGAGGTCGCCCAGGTCGAAGTTGAAGGAGCCGCCGCCCCCGCCGGGTCCCGGCCGGAACCCGCCGTTGCCGAACAGCGCCCGCGCCTCGTCGTACTCCTTGCGGCGCTTGCTGTCGCCCAGGATGTCGTGGGCCTCGGAGATCTCCTTGAAGCGCTCCTCGGCCTTGGCGTCGCCCTTGTTGGCGTCCGGGTGGAACTCCCGGGCGAGCTTGCGGTACGCCTTCTTGATCTCCGCTTCGGTGGCGTCCTTCGGGACGCCGAGGACCTTGTAGTAGTCCTTCTCGACGAAGTCCTTGGTGCTCATCCCCGACGTCCCTCCTCCCGCACGGATTTACTCTCTGTCCTCACGTCAGCCCTCGTCCGGGCCACCGCTCTCCTCGTCCGAAGCCTTGGGGTCCTCGTCGGAGGCGGACTTGGCGCCCTGGGCGCCCGGCTGCGGCTCGGCGACGGCGACCCGCGCGGGGCGGATCGTTCGTTCACCGATGCGATACCCGGGCTGCAGGATCGCCACGCACGTCGTCTCGGTGACATCCGGTGCGTACGAATGCATCAGTGCCTCGTGGATCGTCGGGTCGAAGGGCTCGCCCTCCTTGCCGAACTGCTGCAGACCCAGCTTGGCGACGACGGTCTCCATCGATTCGGCCACCGACTTGAAGCCGCCGACCAGTTCGCCGTGCTCTCGGGCACGGCCGATGTCGTCGAGGGTGGGAAGGAGCTCGGACAGGAGGTTCGCCGCGGCGATCTCCTTGACCGTGACCCGGTCCCGTTCCACCCGACGGCGGTAGTTCTGGTACTCCGCCTGGAGCCGCTGGAGGTCCGCCGTGCGCTCGTTGAGCGCCGTACGCACCTGGTCCAGCTGCGCCTGGAGCGCTATGTCCGTTACGTCCCCGGCCGGGGCCGAGCCCGCCTTGTCGGCGGACTCGGCCTGCGCCGCGTCTTCGGGAGCGGCGTCGGAAGGGACGTCGGGCTTCTCGTCGAAGCCCGGGGTCTCCTCCGTCACGCGGCACCATCCTTCTTGGGCTTCTCGTCGTCGACGATCTCGGCGTCGACGACATCGTCATCGGCCTTGGCCTGCTCGGCACCCTCGGCGCCGGCAGCGCCCTCGGCACCGGCCGCACCCTGGGCGTCGGCGTACATGGCCTGGCCCAGCTTCTGCGAGACGGCCGCGACCTTCTCGGTGGCCGTGCGGATCTCGGCGGTGTCCTCGCCCTTGAGCTTTTCCTTCAGCTCGGTGAGGGCTTCCTCGACCTCGGTCTTGACCTCGCCCGGGACCTTCTCCTCGTTGTCCTTGAGGAACTTCTCGGTCTGGTAGACGAGCTGTTCGGCCTGGTTGCGGGTCTCGGCGGCCTCGCGGCGCTTGGTGTCCTCGTCCGCGTACTGCTCGGCCTCCTGGCGCATCCGGTCGACCTCGTCCTTCGGCAGCGAGGAGCCGCCGGTGACGGTCATCTTCTGCTCCTTGCCCGTGCCCAGGTCCTTCGCGGTCACGTGCATGATGCCGTTGGCGTCGATGTCGAAGGAGACCTCGATCTGC
This portion of the Streptomyces sp. 2114.4 genome encodes:
- the dnaJ gene encoding molecular chaperone DnaJ: MSTKDFVEKDYYKVLGVPKDATEAEIKKAYRKLAREFHPDANKGDAKAEERFKEISEAHDILGDSKRRKEYDEARALFGNGGFRPGPGGGGGSFNFDLGDLFGGTPGQGGGGGGFGGGLGDVFGGLFNRGGAGTRTHARRGQDIESEVTLSFTEAVDGATVPLRMSSQAPCKACSGTGDKNGTPRVCPTCVGTGQVSRGAGGGFSLTDPCADCKGRGLIAQDPCEVCKGSGRATSARTMQVRIPAGVSDGQRIRLRGKGAPGEQGGPAGDLYVVVHVDAHPVFGRKGDNLTVTVPVTFPEAALGGEVKVPTLGGPPVTLKLPAGTPNGRTMRARGKGATRKDGTRGDLLVTIEVLVPSDLSGKAKESLESYREATAGPDPRAELFQAAKGA
- the grpE gene encoding nucleotide exchange factor GrpE produces the protein MTEETPGFDEKPDVPSDAAPEDAAQAESADKAGSAPAGDVTDIALQAQLDQVRTALNERTADLQRLQAEYQNYRRRVERDRVTVKEIAAANLLSELLPTLDDIGRAREHGELVGGFKSVAESMETVVAKLGLQQFGKEGEPFDPTIHEALMHSYAPDVTETTCVAILQPGYRIGERTIRPARVAVAEPQPGAQGAKSASDEDPKASDEESGGPDEG
- a CDS encoding heat shock protein transcriptional repressor HspR; amino-acid sequence: MDSRGGQRRNPYELTEESPVYVISVAAQLSGLHPQTLRQYDRLGLVSPDRTPGRGRRYSARDIELLRTVQQLSQDEGINLAGIKRIIELENQVAALQQRVVELQGALEGAASAMQQREAAVHASYRRDLVPYHDVQQTSALVVWRPKRPE